The DNA segment AATGAATAtcgagtgaagaaaaaaaaaatattgaagggaaaagaaaagctGTACCTACCCTCTATAAACTCTGGCGGCACAAcagcaagagagaaaaaaacttaGATACTTGCATACACGCAGctttaaaatcaataaaaatgacTCTTGCAGAGTGAATGGGGACTTTAAATCCCGAGAATTCAGATCCTGTAGGGTCCGCGCAATTTACAGGGCCCCAAACCTGAACCCATTTTTCTCCATCATTTTTGCACTGCTTCATAACCAATTGTGAACATCCAGCATTGGAGGCACTCACTTCTCGAGTAAAGTCAGGGCTGTGGCTGGGTTTACTCGAAGGTACTTGGAAGTCGGCTGACCATAATCCGCCAGGTAAGTTGACCAGTCCCACACCATGAATAGATCCAGGAGCTGAAaagcacacatagacaaacaaaaaaaaatgggccTGCGTGGCTTTGGAGAGAAAAGTGGGACCTCTTATTATACATTTTACAACATTCAaaaatgaccccccccaaaTGACCCTTGGGTAACCTGatggactccccccccccccccccctcttctgcACCCACACACTGTGTATGCTAATGTCATAGGGTGAAACAGCTGGGTGATTAGCTCATGTTGAAAGAGCAGTGAAAAAGCAGCTTAGGGATAATACGATTATTCAGATGACTGAGGAAAGCCCTACAACAATGCCATTCTCCGACTTAGGTGTTAACTTAGCGAGAAGCCTGCAACCCATGGGTCGGCTACCAAGGCCGGGGACCTTTGAGCGTGCGGACTGTCAAAAGCCACCAATTCAGAGTCGTTTGGAGGGATTTTGTCGGACGAGCTCAGTCATGAAGTCCCTTGTGCTTTTTGAGTGTGTCGTCACTGGAGGCCATTGGATTTGTGTGTAAAAATTGCTACTGGGGGTCATCATCACTCCAACTTACTTTTCTTTGACTTGAGTGTTAAGGTTGGGTAAAGCTTGACTCAAGAAATCAATagtcttttgaaatattttgataACAGGCCTCACCCATAGCCAAGACTTCAGAGTTGACCTTAATGCAATTTAGAAATCCATTACCCTCATCCCGACAAAGAACATAACAGAAGATAAGGCGAAAGTAAATGGACGGCCTTAGTATAACCTCGGCCAGGGGACGGCTTCGAAATCCCTTCACCTTAGGCTAGGATTAACATGTCAAGAAGCAAGCAGGTGTATAAAAGGCtgcatccatcaatccatcaaaTTTCTTGCGCTTATCCGGGTCAGGTTGCAGGGAGCACAAAAGCCCAGACTTTGGGGCCATGGTGAGATGTTCCCAGGCCAACCAGGAGAGGGGTTCTCTAGCATGTTCTGGGTGGTCCCCGGGAGGTGTCTAGGAGGCCAAGGTGCCCAAGTCACCTCAAGCTTGCAACTGATGCAAAGCAAACGTTCACCTCTCGCTTGAAGCATTTGCCTGTTGCTGGTGGAAATTGCGGCTGAGCAGACACTTTTGCACAAACAAGGGGACCATTCACAGGCGCTGGATGAATTCCGCTGTCTTCAGGAGCTTTGTCTGGATGACTGCCACTTTCAGACCTACATGAGACTGACTGACTTGCGCACTCGCCAGTTTGAGGACCCATTAGCTCTGATCAGCGCCGGCCGGGATTTCCTGGCACGGAAACGACAGGCATTTTGTCTCCGCTGCAGATTGCCTGCTCATCTTTTTTCAGGTTAAGTGACTGTTTCACATGGTTAATTAGCGCAGCTACAGTCACGTTCATCTTGTTTAGAGGAGTCGACATACTCCGGGCTAATATCATGCACTCTTGGGGACCGGCCATTTACAAGGCGTCGTGGCAAAGGCAACTCCAGAGATAGGAGAGGCCATTTCATGTCCAGAACTTGCCTCTGCAGTCCCACAGACAGGGAGCGGCCCACTTTAACTCCGAAAGCCTGTGACCTGAACCGAATGACGGGCCAAGCCTGCACCTGAGGCCCAGATTAACAGGTCAACTGAGACACAAGTTAATGAGACCCAGGCAACACTTGACATACCACTGGTGTTTACAAAAAAAGCGAGTTGAAGAGCTCACGTCGGTAAAAAGGGGAGTATTTGTTTTCttgggcagggggggggggggggggggggaaggccaGAGAAAAGTTGAAAAGGTTATACAAAGAGATACAGCCGGGATATAAACAGAATAGAAAAAGTCAAATGATAAGAAAGCacaaatcattttcaaacaagCAAATTCTCATCGAATGTCATCAGAGGTGACTTTTTATGATCAAAGTTGGACATTCTCAATAAGCATGAGACGCTATTCTATTGCTCTCTCCACCTTACCTGTCTTAAGTCGATAAAAGCCAGTTGCAGTGTGTCTCCTTGGAAGCCCGGGACCGGCTCTGAGCTGGCAAACACTGACGACAACAAAAGACGCACACTTGAATATGACAAAGCAAAACATATGCGCAGAAAACTCTCAAAATAGTGTGGATTCCAAGTGTACATTTTTCTCGCACGTACATTCACACTGAATAACATCTAAGTTGAATTGCTGGATGGCGCCCATGCTGATTTGCTTCAGTTCCGTGTCCAGGAGCATCTGCATCAGTGATGTGGACAGATGCTTGCAGGCTGACATGCAAGCTGTCTGGGCCACTTTTCCCTACGGACAACGCAATAgaggaaaggagagagagagagagagagagagagaagatgaGGCAGTATATCACTTGGGACTATATTGAAATATAGTTTTTGAAACTTCTGATCATCCGAACGGGCGAGCCAATACTTTTGGCAATATCGTGTAAATTGGGCATGCTATGTATGACATCATCCAAACCCGATTGAACGTTTCCACTTCATTAAAAGCAGAACAATGAGCAAGGTGTAGTGACAATTGGTGTAGTGCTTTGCATACTGGCAAGACCCCCAACTAGACTATGAAAAGCAGATTTTGTCATTTGATGCCACATATCTTGACATTGATCGTGACCGATTTGAAAAAGTGGCACCGTCAAAATGCTAGCATGCTTTTGATCACCTCCTTGCAAGTGAAACGCGGCAACAGCCTGTTAACAATACTCACCGACATCGACGCATGGTCATTGTTGTTATTCTGAGCGGACCCCAAACCAACCCACAATGGACGAGGGGGTGGGGGAAAGGACAGGAAAAGAAATGCGGCAAGAATAAATGGACAGGAGGAGGAAATTGTCAAGTAACGCCGTATTACGTGCTTAACAAAAGGCAGATGATTCGAGGGATAAAACAGGGAGGAAAATATTAGAAAAAGGATGCGTTATTTCCGGGGACAGCAGGATGTGTTCTtagcaaataaaaatgaaaactgaAAGGCAGACGGCAGAAAGTCGGATGTTTGAGGAGGGGCTGGCTAAACGGGATGCAGTTGCAAAAGCGGAAAATCTTGCACTATGCTAACATGACACAAACTACGCTCAATTTGCATAGTTTGAAATAACATGCAAGAGCCGTCGAGTAAGAAAAGCTATTGCCATGcatgtaaccctaaccctactcaCCGGGAGGTGTGTGAAGACTTGAAATGTGGATCGTAGGAAATTGATAAGGTCCATCAGATAACCTGAGGCCCGACCATCAGACTCAGCCATACTCCATTCGTAATCTGCCAGTTGGATAAACTCATCAATTTTCTGGTTCAGTTTGGTATAGATTTCTCCTTCTGCAGCATGACGGGCATCCTGCAAATTTACAGGAGAATCAACAAAGACTTACTGACTGGAACAGCGGGAACAAAACCAAATACCTTGAATGTGGACAAGCCATAGAGTCTTGTCGTGTGGACCGTTTCAGGAGAGACGTTGGTGATATTTGTTATGAATTCCTCAAGATACCGACAGGCCTGCTCCAGGTGGGTGGTATTGATGATGATCTGCACCAACTTTCGGAAGAAGACAAATTCATCAACATGAAGGTAGGGAATGACATTTACTGGCACTTTTTGGTACCTCAGTCAGCCCTATATGTGGCTTCTTGATGAGGTTTTGCAGACAACTGCTGAGTGTCCTTGTCAGTAGCAGGTTCGTTGATTTCCGCAACATATCATCGATCTCCGTTGAActggataaaaaaaagatatatatatagttgAGTATAGAAAAGCGCACATTAAAAGGTCAAATGTCTGCTTTGATACATATTAGAAAGATTGACTGTTACTTATACCTGCGGTGAAGGGATTCGGAGAACTTGAGGCTGGCGTAAATAAATTCTTTGACTTGCATATATATCTGGGGCACAGACTGGGACATTGGCAGCTTCTTGGGGAAATCCTGCtactcacaaacaaacaaaaaaaagagtttcaACAATACAACTATGTCTATAAATAGACTGAGTTCACAATGGCACAATTATTGCCGAATCCATCTTTACCTTTTCTATTTCGGCATCGTGAAATGGGAAGCGGCCGACGACCAGTTTATACTCATCTTCTGTTTCCACTGGTATGGGACTATAGTTGTCCAATTCGAAGATCTCCCTGCATAAATATATTGTTTATATACGTATCTAATTTTGAGCTTGAGCTCCTCACAAAGTTAGTAGCTTTGTTGCAAAATTGACTGTAAACATTTCTTCCTTCCTCCAAACACTAAcattaaaaacacaacagcCAACAATAAATTAGAAGAAGAACTCACCTGAACACCAGCGTCCACTTCTTCAGAAGAGTTTCATTGTACTGGTCTCGGACTTCAAACAGCAGGTCAAATAGTCGATTCACAGAGAAACCAAAACCCTTGTACGGCATACAAATAAAATCACGTCATGAATACAAGAAGTTGAACGAGGtggggggggaaacaaaacaataataaccTGCAGCGTGTCCGCAAATATGACGATGAGGTTCTTCAGCTCCAGGACCAGGTCTGGATCCTCACAATATgactgaaggggggggggaaagtgaTTCAAAGATGATGTCGATGATGCATCAATTAAAAACAGTAACCGTGAAATCATTGCAAATGTGGAGCTGCCTGTGTCCGTCCCCAGAAAAAAGGGCAGCCAGTAGGGAGGTGACCCGGGGGCTTTTGTCAAAGTCACCCCACACTGTGCGGCCCATTCTCTGGCCTGTTAGCATAATCCTCCTGGTCATTTACAAGTGACTGCAGCTCAGTGGTCAGGAATATAGCGTCTTCAACTGCTGTTATTGTTGCAATCTGTCTCTCATTAAGCTTCCAATGAGCTACTCTTTGTTTGTCATTTCATCCTTCTTTCGAGAGTGACATCATTAGTGGGTTTGTGGGTGCGCTGACCTTTgcagtttgttttgttgtttttgttctaaGTGCAGGAAAATGGGCAAGGAAAGGAGTTCCTTCCAGGAAAAATACATCAGAAGCGGTCACTATGACTCCCTGTTGGCGTGTGGAAGATTACCGAATGTGTGCGGAGCACGGCGATGATCTTCGATAGGGCCATATTCCACAGTTCGTCAGTGAAAGCTTTGGTCACCAACCCTTGAGTGGCATGGAGAATGTGGTCCTCCACAACAAAGAAcctgaagacagaaaaaaaaaaaaccctccaatGTCATGCCAATGACTTTTAACGGCATATGGTTGTTCTTTTACACGACATCATCAATATGGAGTCATTTTCATCTTACCCTACTATCTGATTGAAGTATCTTCTGTAGCCCTCCACGGTTTCATGCTATATCCAGACACAGTCATATGGATAACACATATAGTTGGACATTTGCAGAAGTTCCACCGAGAGTTCCTTTCAGCTTTGGGTGTTAACTTACCATGTTTGCCTGAGGCTGCAGAACTAGCCTGGCCTGTTTTTTCCTCTGTTTCCTATAATAATTCTCAAAGGTTTCTCGATCTCCCTGCCAACACATAAGAGTAAACGTGATTTGGCaccataaaataaaacaaaaattttttGCTCGGGTAACGTACCAGCACGGCGTAAATGTGTAAACACCTGTACACAGGTGAGAAGTCCACAAGATCCTGAGCTGCAAGAATCTgtaaagacaaaaacacaatttcagTTTTTATTGAACAGCACCGTGCTAAAAGTCAAGACCATTCAATAGAATAATCTGAATATAAACCTCAATGAATCGGGATTGCATTCCCACTATAATGCTACAATATCTCATCCCGATTATCTAACTCATTTGTCGTCCCTCGAACTAGTACGACATGAAAAGCATGCAGTGTCATGACCTCCTCATCAGCGTCATCCTCATCTTCTGCGTCATCGTCAATCTGGAGActgttgtgcgtgtgtgtttgaccATTGAGGGAGTACAAAGGCTTAGTGTAGTGTCCCACGCTGGCCTGCTTTGCTACCGCACTGTTAAAGGTTCTGTGTTGTTGCGCCTGGAAGGGACACATCATTATATCAGCCACCAATACACATTTCGGGCTTGGACCGAGAACACAGATTGACTAACCTGTCTCATGGCGGTCTCTCCAACTTTGTCCGAGTGTTTTCTTATGCTCTCCAGGAAGTCCTTGAGGTCAGACATGGAGATCTCCTTTATCTCCTCCCTCAGTCTGGGCAGGTTTTCAGCCATGATTTGACAGAACCTATACTGGCGGACTCTGCATGAAACACAGGAGAACGACAACTTTAAAATGAGCCCaaagtggaaggaaaaaaaaaaaaaaagcgaactGAGAAGTCGACATCCATCCAAACATAATATGCACAAGGGCGATTGTTTTTGACAAAAATTCATTTGAATTGAATTTCTTACCGAGGGATGTagatcttctccagttgttcCATGGTTTTCAGTGCAGCATAGTGTCTAAGAAGATAAAATGTAACACTAGTGATGAGCCAAATCACTGTTAAATTCTCTTGCGCAATTGAAAATaacggagggatggatggatggagggatggattttTGCGGCAGTAACTTTGAACTAGCTCGAGACTCGGTTGCGATTTGCACGTGTGACTGACTCCCGCCTCTGCTAATTAGCATATGGACTGACGCATTTAATGCGGTCCCGAAACCCCGCGACATCAGAAGGATTCTCCGCGATGACGACGGGACCCCTCTTTTGTGAGACACCGACCGAGTTCACAAACTCAAGCGGGTAGAGCCAATTACAGCCGTGGAAAAGGAAGATACAGTGGAGTGGAAAAAGAGGCCCTTTAAAGACATTGCAGTCTTTGGAAGTGAACACAAACCAAAGGGGGGGTTCACCCTCAGTTCAGTGTGCTAAACTCCCATCATTAGGCTGATAGGCAGGCAGTGAGGGATCTAATTGGTCAGTCAGTGAGTGTAAAAAG comes from the Syngnathus typhle isolate RoL2023-S1 ecotype Sweden linkage group LG18, RoL_Styp_1.0, whole genome shotgun sequence genome and includes:
- the exoc6 gene encoding exocyst complex component 6 isoform X1 — protein: MAENETLECITEHERILQEIESTDTACVGPTLRSIYDDQPNAHVRFMEKLDARIRNHDREIEKMCNFHHQGFVDAITELLKVRNDAEKLMGQVTDTNRRLQEAGREVTAQSGEVIRCRVQQRNMATTVEKLQLCIPVLEMYSKLKEQLDSKRHYAALKTMEQLEKIYIPRVRQYRFCQIMAENLPRLREEIKEISMSDLKDFLESIRKHSDKVGETAMRQAQQHRTFNSAVAKQASVGHYTKPLYSLNGQTHTHNSLQIDDDAEDEDDADEEILAAQDLVDFSPVYRCLHIYAVLGDRETFENYYRKQRKKQARLVLQPQANMHETVEGYRRYFNQIVGFFVVEDHILHATQGLVTKAFTDELWNMALSKIIAVLRTHSSYCEDPDLVLELKNLIVIFADTLQGFGFSVNRLFDLLFEVRDQYNETLLKKWTLVFREIFELDNYSPIPVETEDEYKLVVGRFPFHDAEIEKQDFPKKLPMSQSVPQIYMQVKEFIYASLKFSESLHRSSTEIDDMLRKSTNLLLTRTLSSCLQNLIKKPHIGLTELVQIIINTTHLEQACRYLEEFITNITNVSPETVHTTRLYGLSTFKDARHAAEGEIYTKLNQKIDEFIQLADYEWSMAESDGRASGYLMDLINFLRSTFQVFTHLPGKVAQTACMSACKHLSTSLMQMLLDTELKQISMGAIQQFNLDVIQCELFASSEPVPGFQGDTLQLAFIDLRQLLDLFMVWDWSTYLADYGQPTSKYLRVNPATALTLLEKMKDTSKKNNIFSQFRKNDRDKQKLIETVVKQLRSLVNGMSS
- the exoc6 gene encoding exocyst complex component 6 isoform X2; this translates as MDSKRVHAPLPDLPTQGKNDDEDEEKVFGNIFAELESVDLPLGTTMRSIYDDQPNAHVRFMEKLDARIRNHDREIEKMCNFHHQGFVDAITELLKVRNDAEKLMGQVTDTNRRLQEAGREVTAQSGEVIRCRVQQRNMATTVEKLQLCIPVLEMYSKLKEQLDSKRHYAALKTMEQLEKIYIPRVRQYRFCQIMAENLPRLREEIKEISMSDLKDFLESIRKHSDKVGETAMRQAQQHRTFNSAVAKQASVGHYTKPLYSLNGQTHTHNSLQIDDDAEDEDDADEEILAAQDLVDFSPVYRCLHIYAVLGDRETFENYYRKQRKKQARLVLQPQANMHETVEGYRRYFNQIVGFFVVEDHILHATQGLVTKAFTDELWNMALSKIIAVLRTHSSYCEDPDLVLELKNLIVIFADTLQGFGFSVNRLFDLLFEVRDQYNETLLKKWTLVFREIFELDNYSPIPVETEDEYKLVVGRFPFHDAEIEKQDFPKKLPMSQSVPQIYMQVKEFIYASLKFSESLHRSSTEIDDMLRKSTNLLLTRTLSSCLQNLIKKPHIGLTELVQIIINTTHLEQACRYLEEFITNITNVSPETVHTTRLYGLSTFKDARHAAEGEIYTKLNQKIDEFIQLADYEWSMAESDGRASGYLMDLINFLRSTFQVFTHLPGKVAQTACMSACKHLSTSLMQMLLDTELKQISMGAIQQFNLDVIQCELFASSEPVPGFQGDTLQLAFIDLRQLLDLFMVWDWSTYLADYGQPTSKYLRVNPATALTLLEKMKDTSKKNNIFSQFRKNDRDKQKLIETVVKQLRSLVNGMSS